In Anseongella ginsenosidimutans, one genomic interval encodes:
- a CDS encoding Rpn family recombination-promoting nuclease/putative transposase, producing the protein MFIQLPGFDKKPEELDSDLERWIYLMKQLHLIQKRPAFFNNTAFRKLFNVTEIDKLNPEEQKMYKLTIDADRNWRNVISYAKYEEKLIFAETLIRDTSFNDQKIAALVGVEECFVRQVRAKVSAYD; encoded by the coding sequence ATATTCATCCAGCTGCCGGGATTTGACAAGAAGCCAGAAGAGCTGGACAGCGACCTGGAACGATGGATCTATCTGATGAAGCAGCTCCATCTGATTCAAAAGCGCCCCGCTTTCTTTAATAACACCGCATTTCGAAAACTATTTAACGTTACTGAAATTGATAAACTAAATCCGGAGGAACAGAAAATGTATAAATTAACCATTGACGCCGATCGCAACTGGCGGAATGTAATTTCATATGCTAAATATGAAGAGAAATTAATATTTGCCGAAACGCTGATCAGGGACACCTCGTTCAACGACCAAAAAATCGCTGCATTAGTAGGTGTCGAAGAGTGCTTTGTTAGGCAAGTTCGGGCAAAAGTATCAGCCTATGACTGA
- a CDS encoding uracil-DNA glycosylase family protein gives MKNLLNEIKSCMVCRDHLPNAPRPVVQVSENSKILIIGQAPGRKVQKSGIPWDDPSGDQLRTWLGVNKDQFYNEQLFALVPMGFCYPGKGTSGDLPPRPECAPLWHERLLRSMPNVKLTILIGKYAQDYYLVASKGVSLTDRVKNFNRYLPGYLPLVHPSPRNKAWHKKNPWFAQEVIPLLQKTVKETLESAAVQS, from the coding sequence ATGAAAAACCTCCTGAATGAGATAAAAAGCTGCATGGTCTGCCGGGACCACTTACCTAATGCTCCCCGGCCGGTTGTCCAGGTCAGCGAAAACTCAAAAATTCTCATAATCGGCCAGGCTCCCGGTCGAAAGGTGCAAAAAAGCGGCATTCCCTGGGACGATCCCAGCGGCGATCAGTTGAGAACCTGGCTGGGTGTTAACAAGGACCAATTTTATAACGAGCAGCTATTTGCGTTGGTACCCATGGGCTTTTGCTACCCTGGAAAAGGTACTTCGGGCGACCTGCCCCCAAGACCTGAATGCGCGCCACTATGGCATGAAAGGCTCCTTCGCAGCATGCCGAATGTCAAACTCACTATCCTTATCGGGAAATACGCACAGGACTATTACCTAGTAGCTTCTAAGGGTGTTTCCCTTACAGATCGCGTAAAGAATTTCAACCGCTATCTGCCCGGCTACCTCCCCTTGGTACACCCTTCGCCCCGAAATAAAGCCTGGCACAAGAAAAACCCCTGGTTTGCGCAGGAAGTTATTCCACTTCTGCAAAAGACGGTAAAGGAAACTCTCGAATCCGCGGCCGTTCAGTCATAG
- a CDS encoding helix-turn-helix domain-containing protein, whose translation MKKRYPDYITAYIKAFGQNVKKIRLEKKLTQLQLANIADVERNHIYRLEKGHHGATLTTVIAVALALGKLPRELHEFYHKLPLNKDPEIPSSKHGENETTRLVRMLVYEEGFFDDEYRKAGDVVTHFRNQDKNLNSSAVSGALRTLWLNKVLDRLPGEKKGTFKYQKKKKSSE comes from the coding sequence GTGAAAAAGCGCTATCCGGATTATATAACGGCTTATATAAAAGCATTTGGCCAAAACGTAAAAAAAATTCGACTGGAAAAAAAACTTACTCAGCTGCAGCTGGCCAATATTGCGGACGTAGAAAGGAACCATATATACCGCCTCGAAAAAGGCCATCACGGGGCAACACTAACTACGGTGATAGCAGTAGCTCTTGCGCTTGGAAAACTCCCGCGCGAACTCCACGAATTTTATCACAAACTTCCTCTTAACAAGGATCCTGAAATTCCATCCAGCAAGCACGGGGAAAACGAAACTACCCGCCTGGTTCGGATGCTCGTCTATGAAGAAGGCTTTTTTGACGATGAATACCGGAAAGCCGGCGACGTTGTTACTCATTTCCGAAACCAGGATAAAAACCTGAATAGCTCCGCGGTTTCAGGAGCGCTTCGTACGTTATGGCTCAATAAAGTATTGGATCGTCTTCCCGGCGAAAAGAAAGGCACTTTTAAATACCAGAAGAAAAAGAAATCCTCTGAATAA
- a CDS encoding TlpA family protein disulfide reductase has protein sequence MESKMAFMGRLCLPGSILHFLKIILTSILLAILLWSLTEASAQSEQSVASLPELKIGDKIPEEIWTLPLTVVNYPDGEKTITLNDYKGKLIVFELWATWCGPCVTTLPHVLDLQEHFKDEMVVLPVTAENRNLIASILKNSPSKGIEALRKRSFTTLVGDSVLYALFPTGSLPHTVVLGKDGRVKAITLPEYLNEETIQELLGGETPYIPQKVKKVTQLPPLLTFSLGGIQTYKPIYYSTIMGELDGVTGRMTNYQVDSANNRIRYIARNNPILLHYAFSGWNMAAMPSRRILEVSDPSKYTYYYDEVTGKGISYNLEWRRESRYTYEAVLPLSFTKESLFLKMREDLNNFFNVKARIEKREVECWVLKRFGDAKPSFISSGKGESLSVVNGSLYRRLKGDTLLGPADSGALTYVRNEKMNLFVINCLRHMDVFYGKRKQFAVPPIIDETGYTGKVDIDLPEKYTNLEDLRNILRPQGLDLVPEVREIEMFVITEPGNETSDSNELRLTKFGFVPARNL, from the coding sequence ATGGAGTCCAAAATGGCTTTCATGGGAAGATTATGTCTTCCCGGATCAATACTACATTTTTTAAAAATAATCCTAACAAGTATACTGCTGGCTATCCTTTTATGGTCATTGACAGAAGCATCTGCGCAATCTGAACAATCTGTCGCTTCTTTGCCCGAACTAAAAATCGGCGATAAAATTCCGGAGGAAATCTGGACACTTCCCTTAACGGTTGTTAACTATCCGGATGGGGAGAAAACCATTACGTTGAATGATTATAAGGGCAAATTGATTGTTTTCGAATTATGGGCAACATGGTGCGGTCCCTGCGTCACTACACTGCCACACGTATTGGACCTCCAGGAACATTTTAAGGACGAAATGGTGGTATTACCCGTGACCGCAGAGAACAGGAACCTGATTGCTTCCATTCTTAAGAACTCTCCTTCCAAAGGCATCGAAGCACTCAGAAAACGATCCTTTACGACCTTGGTTGGAGATAGCGTTTTATACGCGCTTTTCCCAACCGGTAGCCTTCCCCATACTGTCGTTCTTGGAAAGGACGGTCGAGTAAAGGCCATTACTCTTCCGGAATATCTGAACGAGGAAACAATACAGGAGTTGCTTGGAGGGGAGACCCCATACATACCACAGAAGGTAAAGAAAGTTACACAATTACCGCCGTTATTGACCTTCTCGCTTGGTGGTATTCAAACTTACAAACCCATTTACTATTCAACAATAATGGGAGAGCTGGATGGTGTGACAGGTCGGATGACCAACTATCAGGTAGATTCAGCTAATAATAGAATACGTTATATCGCCCGGAATAATCCTATTCTTTTACACTATGCTTTTAGTGGTTGGAACATGGCGGCTATGCCATCAAGACGTATTCTTGAGGTAAGCGATCCTTCTAAATATACCTATTATTATGATGAGGTGACGGGGAAGGGTATATCGTACAACCTTGAATGGAGAAGGGAAAGCCGCTATACTTATGAAGCCGTGCTGCCCCTTTCGTTCACTAAAGAATCGCTTTTCCTGAAAATGCGTGAGGATTTGAATAATTTCTTTAACGTGAAAGCGCGCATTGAGAAGCGGGAGGTAGAGTGCTGGGTGTTAAAGCGTTTCGGAGATGCAAAGCCGTCCTTTATATCCAGCGGAAAAGGGGAATCATTATCCGTCGTTAACGGAAGCTTATATCGGAGATTGAAAGGAGATACCCTGCTTGGTCCAGCAGATAGTGGAGCGCTTACCTATGTCAGGAATGAGAAAATGAACCTGTTTGTTATCAATTGTTTGCGACACATGGATGTGTTTTATGGAAAGAGAAAGCAGTTTGCTGTTCCTCCTATTATAGATGAAACAGGTTATACCGGAAAAGTCGATATAGATCTACCGGAAAAGTATACCAATTTAGAAGATTTACGTAACATACTTCGTCCACAGGGCCTGGACCTGGTTCCCGAAGTTCGGGAGATAGAAATGTTCGTAATTACCGAACCTGGTAATGAGACTTCTGATAGCAATGAATTACGTTTGACAAAATTCGGGTTCGTACCTGCCCGTAATCTCTGA
- a CDS encoding TonB-dependent receptor plug domain-containing protein, producing the protein MKFKILLILYLALPCLALSQNATRIIEGQVIAEEDGRPLSGAAVHLTGNLKTVGTDANGRFRMEIPFDSTVTIICSYLGYLDTATRVHPETQSPVLIELRNDVALLDEVVVSTGYQQLPRERATGSFEYIDNELFNRQISTDVISRLDGITGGVLFDKRSGGSTRFNVRGLSTFLSEERPLIVLDNFPYEGDIQNINPNDIESVTILKDAAAASIWGTRAGNGVVVITTKKATYNQPFKLSVSSNVSVVQRPDLFYQSQMSSGDYIDAERFLFERGAYDADINNTRSRPVLTPVVEILNKQRNGLITEAEATRQINALRKHDVRKDLEEYFYRRAINQQYNMQLQGAVLI; encoded by the coding sequence ATGAAGTTTAAAATTTTACTGATTTTATACCTGGCTTTGCCATGCCTTGCATTAAGCCAAAATGCTACCCGTATTATAGAAGGTCAGGTTATCGCTGAAGAGGATGGTAGGCCACTTTCTGGTGCAGCAGTACATCTTACAGGCAATTTAAAAACCGTGGGAACCGATGCCAATGGCCGGTTCCGTATGGAAATTCCTTTTGACAGTACGGTCACTATTATATGTTCCTATTTAGGTTACCTTGATACGGCAACGCGGGTGCATCCGGAAACACAGAGTCCTGTACTTATTGAATTAAGGAATGATGTCGCTCTGCTCGATGAAGTGGTTGTATCTACCGGATACCAGCAGCTGCCCCGGGAACGAGCGACCGGTTCTTTTGAATACATTGACAATGAGCTTTTTAACAGGCAGATAAGTACCGACGTTATCAGCAGGCTGGATGGAATTACCGGCGGTGTCCTGTTTGATAAACGAAGTGGAGGATCAACACGGTTTAACGTACGTGGGCTTAGCACGTTTTTAAGCGAGGAAAGGCCATTGATTGTCCTGGATAATTTCCCTTACGAAGGAGATATACAGAATATTAATCCAAATGATATTGAAAGCGTCACGATTTTGAAAGATGCTGCGGCCGCTTCGATTTGGGGAACCCGTGCGGGCAACGGAGTGGTAGTGATCACGACCAAGAAAGCCACGTACAACCAGCCCTTCAAATTGTCGGTATCCTCCAACGTGAGTGTAGTCCAGCGTCCTGACTTGTTCTATCAATCGCAAATGTCGTCGGGTGATTATATTGATGCGGAACGATTCCTGTTTGAGCGTGGAGCTTATGATGCTGATATTAATAATACGCGTTCAAGGCCTGTCCTTACTCCGGTTGTGGAGATTTTAAATAAACAGCGAAACGGCCTCATCACCGAAGCAGAAGCAACCAGGCAGATCAATGCCTTGCGTAAACACGATGTGCGAAAGGACCTGGAGGAATATTTTTACCGTAGGGCTATAAACCAGCAATATAATATGCAGTTGCAAGGGGCAGTACTAATTTAA
- a CDS encoding TonB-dependent receptor domain-containing protein translates to MEQAYRLSYLDTAGAGRLLDWKYRPLEELGLSDNTNKLQDLLFKFNARYQLFPFLNAQLNYQFERAVSEDRDYRSEETWFTRNMINRFTQIDGEATTYNVPLGGILDQSRDDLNSHALRGQVNAYHVWNQRHRLAALVGGELRDNRRRSDVNRTYGFDEDLLTYQSVDFINRYPIYDNLSSSSYIHDARSFYGTVNRFISVFGNASYTYDERYTLSASARRDASNLFGVETNDKWKPLWSAGIAWNVGNERFYNWKAVPDLKLRFTYGYAGNVNNSIAAVTTIEYRSVNQRLTPLTHAYVRNPPNPSLRWEQVRTINAGVDFTVKGDWLKGSFEYYSKKSTDLISRVSPTDATSGFTDLTVNSAILRTDGIDINLDIVPLDRAIRWGSQLLFSYNQHKVLKYLVEESSVSRMVGHGAVISPIEGHGAYDIVSHKWGGLDPATGDPRGYINGKLSSEDYRDLINDATLNDVVFHGSALPKYFGGFRNTISWKNISVSANITYRFSYFFRKPTINYNELYDRGLVGHGDYYLRWQQPGDELHTTVPSIGYPVNRYRDQFYQNSEVTVEKGDHLRLQDVHLSYDLSNEVWVSSPFRKLSLTFYARNLGIIWRANDVNLDPDYRSALPAPSA, encoded by the coding sequence TTGGAGCAAGCATACCGGTTGAGTTACCTGGATACCGCCGGAGCAGGCCGGCTATTGGATTGGAAGTATCGTCCGTTGGAAGAACTCGGCCTTTCAGACAATACAAATAAGCTTCAGGATCTACTTTTTAAATTTAACGCTCGCTATCAATTATTTCCCTTCCTAAATGCGCAATTAAACTATCAATTTGAAAGAGCTGTATCGGAAGACCGGGATTACCGAAGTGAAGAAACATGGTTTACGCGTAATATGATCAACCGGTTTACTCAAATTGATGGTGAGGCAACTACCTATAACGTCCCTTTAGGCGGTATTCTCGACCAGTCCCGGGATGATTTGAATTCACATGCTCTCCGCGGCCAGGTAAATGCTTATCATGTATGGAATCAACGGCATAGATTGGCTGCGCTTGTTGGAGGCGAACTGCGGGACAACCGGCGTAGATCCGACGTGAATCGTACTTATGGGTTCGATGAAGATTTGCTGACCTATCAATCTGTTGATTTTATAAACAGGTATCCTATTTACGACAATTTATCATCGTCTTCTTATATCCATGATGCGCGATCGTTTTATGGGACTGTTAACCGGTTTATCTCTGTTTTTGGCAATGCGAGCTATACCTATGATGAAAGATATACTCTTTCAGCAAGCGCTCGCCGCGATGCCTCTAATTTGTTCGGTGTAGAAACGAACGACAAATGGAAACCTTTATGGTCCGCGGGCATAGCCTGGAACGTTGGTAATGAGAGGTTTTATAACTGGAAAGCTGTTCCCGACCTGAAATTAAGATTTACGTACGGTTATGCCGGTAATGTGAACAATTCCATTGCAGCGGTGACAACCATTGAGTATAGGAGCGTCAATCAACGGCTTACTCCCCTTACTCATGCGTACGTTCGCAATCCGCCTAACCCAAGTCTTCGTTGGGAACAGGTAAGAACAATTAACGCCGGCGTTGATTTTACGGTAAAAGGCGATTGGTTAAAAGGAAGCTTTGAATACTATTCGAAGAAATCAACGGACCTAATATCTCGTGTCTCTCCAACAGACGCAACAAGTGGTTTTACGGATTTAACGGTAAACAGCGCTATCCTGCGAACGGATGGTATTGATATAAACCTCGATATTGTCCCGCTGGATAGAGCAATCAGGTGGGGAAGTCAGCTGCTGTTTTCATATAACCAGCATAAGGTACTTAAGTACCTGGTTGAAGAATCATCGGTAAGCAGGATGGTAGGGCATGGAGCGGTTATTTCTCCCATTGAAGGGCATGGCGCCTATGATATCGTAAGCCATAAGTGGGGAGGCCTTGATCCGGCCACGGGAGACCCGCGGGGGTATATTAACGGTAAACTTAGCTCAGAAGATTACAGGGATTTGATCAATGATGCTACATTGAATGATGTTGTTTTTCATGGTTCGGCCCTTCCGAAATATTTCGGCGGGTTTCGAAATACCATTTCCTGGAAGAATATCTCGGTTTCTGCCAATATTACTTATAGGTTCAGCTATTTTTTCCGCAAACCAACAATCAACTATAACGAACTATACGATCGGGGACTGGTAGGGCATGGCGATTATTATCTAAGGTGGCAGCAACCTGGAGATGAACTGCATACTACCGTGCCATCTATTGGTTATCCTGTAAACAGATATCGTGACCAGTTCTATCAAAATTCGGAAGTTACAGTAGAGAAAGGAGATCATTTACGGTTACAGGACGTTCATCTAAGCTACGACCTTAGTAATGAGGTATGGGTATCCAGCCCCTTCCGGAAACTTTCATTGACTTTTTATGCCCGCAATTTGGGTATCATATGGAGAGCCAATGATGTAAACCTGGATCCGGACTACAGAAGCGCCCTGCCCGCCCCCTCAGCCTGA
- a CDS encoding RagB/SusD family nutrient uptake outer membrane protein, which produces MSTITIKQSLWAAFSIGTLFVCGCSDYLSVKPDQSLAVPNKLQDLQAILHYESHMIENYPSRGAYGADYYYLTDASWESLNEYGRAVYLWDQAAAGLDLYYYDWSSSYQRIFDCNVVLDNIEDVALGSLTEGDRERVKGSAYFFRGWTFYHLAQIFAPQYDPGIGADMFGIPLRLTSDINDPTVRSSLNDTYGRIIQDLKSAANLLPVGTAYPTQPSKPAVYGALAKVYLVMGDYELAAKYADSCLALRPDLVDYNTLDIEAEIPFEVFNEEVLLHTTISNSSAIFFPNYAVVDSNLYKAYAKDDLRKNLFFLQNDNGTYSFKGNYAANQYLLFNGIATDEIYLIRAEANVRAGNVPEARDDINKLLVNRWKTGNFEPVTTNDAEELLMRILEERRKELAFRGGIRWSDLRRLNTDPKFETSLTRRIMGKDYQLQPGDSRYTFHIPLDIIELTGIQQNE; this is translated from the coding sequence ATGAGTACGATTACTATAAAGCAGTCATTATGGGCAGCATTTTCAATTGGAACGCTTTTCGTTTGTGGCTGCAGCGACTATCTTTCAGTAAAGCCTGATCAGTCATTGGCTGTTCCCAATAAGCTACAGGACTTGCAGGCAATATTGCACTATGAGAGCCATATGATAGAAAATTATCCATCTAGGGGAGCGTACGGCGCTGATTATTATTACCTGACGGATGCCAGTTGGGAGTCATTGAATGAATACGGAAGGGCTGTTTACCTATGGGATCAGGCGGCTGCGGGATTAGATCTCTATTATTACGACTGGTCGAGTAGTTATCAACGTATTTTTGATTGCAACGTTGTATTGGACAATATCGAGGACGTCGCCCTGGGCAGTTTGACAGAAGGGGACCGGGAGCGCGTAAAAGGTAGCGCCTATTTTTTCCGTGGCTGGACATTTTATCATTTAGCACAAATTTTTGCTCCGCAATATGATCCGGGTATTGGGGCAGATATGTTTGGCATTCCCTTACGGCTGACTTCCGATATCAACGACCCTACAGTAAGATCCAGTTTGAACGACACCTACGGACGTATTATACAAGATCTTAAAAGCGCCGCTAATTTACTGCCTGTCGGGACCGCTTATCCAACTCAACCAAGCAAACCCGCTGTATATGGGGCATTGGCAAAGGTCTACCTGGTGATGGGTGATTATGAATTAGCCGCCAAGTATGCTGATTCTTGCCTGGCTTTACGACCCGACCTGGTTGACTACAACACATTGGATATTGAAGCCGAGATCCCTTTTGAAGTATTCAATGAAGAAGTCCTACTGCATACTACGATCAGTAATTCCTCGGCAATCTTTTTTCCAAACTATGCTGTTGTTGATAGTAACTTATATAAGGCCTACGCTAAAGACGATCTCAGGAAAAATCTGTTCTTCCTGCAAAACGATAATGGCACTTATTCATTTAAAGGCAACTACGCGGCTAATCAATACCTCCTGTTCAACGGAATCGCAACCGATGAGATATATCTGATAAGGGCGGAAGCCAATGTTCGGGCAGGAAATGTGCCTGAAGCGAGGGATGACATAAACAAATTGCTCGTTAACCGTTGGAAGACAGGAAATTTTGAGCCTGTAACGACAAATGACGCCGAAGAACTACTGATGCGGATTCTTGAAGAACGACGGAAAGAGCTGGCGTTTCGCGGAGGAATTCGTTGGAGTGATTTGAGGCGGTTGAATACCGACCCCAAGTTTGAAACGTCTCTTACGAGAAGAATTATGGGTAAGGATTATCAGTTGCAGCCCGGTGATTCACGATATACGTTCCACATTCCTTTGGATATCATCGAATTGACCGGTATACAACAAAATGAATAA
- a CDS encoding MauE/DoxX family redox-associated membrane protein produces MKTPKLIEIISAILIVLFLYTGGQKIIEFDVFRIQLSRQPLPDWAISILTWILPLAELAAAGLLLFTHTRTAGLHLSAALMLSFTVYTALAYTEAFGYVPCACGRIFSSMGWGAHLLINSLLLILTLAVIFPLHNKSKKIMNTS; encoded by the coding sequence ATGAAAACCCCAAAGCTGATAGAAATTATCTCTGCAATACTGATTGTATTGTTCCTCTACACCGGCGGACAGAAAATAATAGAATTCGATGTCTTCCGTATCCAACTGTCCCGGCAACCCCTCCCCGACTGGGCAATTTCGATACTTACATGGATCTTGCCGCTGGCTGAATTGGCGGCGGCAGGCTTACTCCTTTTCACCCATACCCGCACGGCGGGCCTTCATCTCTCAGCGGCGCTAATGCTATCTTTTACCGTCTACACAGCTTTAGCATACACCGAAGCGTTCGGCTATGTGCCCTGCGCCTGTGGGAGGATCTTCAGCAGCATGGGCTGGGGCGCGCATCTACTGATTAACTCACTTTTGCTTATCCTGACCCTGGCGGTGATTTTCCCCCTCCATAATAAATCCAAAAAAATAATGAACACCAGCTAA
- a CDS encoding terpene synthase family protein, with protein MNTAAQMIHYPFEKGINPEINFLREWAGLCIQWQYTCLSAADRKVALETNYGNVAAYYYPTASFKKVLPICRWMIYVGCYDDTFGTRSRNVLERVNARVNQVYRGERALSSDTGLEGEFLWQVERIMKEFRPFSSTEWEQRFAANNKLFLDALVTATDYNYREKVRYPSLEEYLAIRQNIVAVYPCTNMAEIVADFILPPEVEQHPVIKRINQLTTLLMAFCNDFFSVERERRDHEAMNLILVIEHERNCSFTDACAAAASIHDRFVSEFQKLRSDLPDFGELNASLERYISTLELMIHGNLLWHLGTTRHRV; from the coding sequence ATGAACACAGCTGCCCAAATGATCCATTATCCTTTTGAAAAGGGAATCAATCCTGAGATTAATTTTCTTCGCGAATGGGCCGGATTATGTATTCAGTGGCAGTATACTTGCTTATCCGCCGCTGACAGGAAGGTCGCACTGGAAACGAATTACGGCAATGTTGCGGCTTATTATTATCCAACGGCAAGCTTTAAAAAGGTTCTTCCTATTTGCAGATGGATGATTTATGTGGGGTGTTATGACGATACGTTCGGCACCAGGAGCAGGAATGTACTGGAGCGGGTGAACGCCCGTGTCAATCAAGTATACCGGGGAGAGAGGGCTCTTTCCTCAGATACGGGTTTGGAAGGAGAATTCCTCTGGCAGGTAGAAAGGATCATGAAAGAATTCCGCCCTTTTTCCAGTACCGAATGGGAACAACGTTTTGCGGCAAATAATAAGTTATTCCTGGACGCCCTGGTGACTGCTACCGATTATAACTACCGGGAGAAAGTCCGTTATCCGAGCCTCGAAGAATACCTGGCTATCCGTCAGAATATCGTAGCGGTTTACCCTTGTACGAATATGGCCGAGATCGTGGCTGATTTTATTCTTCCGCCGGAAGTGGAACAGCACCCGGTTATTAAACGTATTAATCAGCTCACGACGCTTTTGATGGCTTTTTGCAATGATTTCTTTTCGGTGGAGCGAGAGCGGAGAGATCATGAAGCCATGAACCTGATATTGGTGATAGAACATGAGCGGAATTGCTCTTTTACAGATGCCTGTGCGGCGGCAGCAAGTATTCACGATCGTTTTGTAAGTGAGTTTCAGAAATTGCGGTCTGATCTGCCCGATTTCGGAGAGTTGAATGCTTCATTGGAGCGCTATATTTCAACGCTGGAGTTAATGATCCATGGGAATTTATTATGGCATCTGGGAACTACGAGGCACCGTGTATGA
- a CDS encoding AraC family transcriptional regulator: MENGQTTTFVMHYGDLNLEIFPAGSPTAVPVDSRIIEDQKSEYMVLAMDEYGALHFRVTELANCSIWHTRFYIEKRIKLRVTADKLCTFLWVAWKNTLRYSINKAPEQQIIGDYYNLCHLPNIEWEINFRKPGEHETFNVLFTNPEMDEWKNMYNSTALTVFLDNIQKGKLTFLNPFHRRLTTEMRHIVSDLIRGPVTPVNRRDYYENKVTDLIFQVLRDMIKSETAPDKFSGSNTLLNPLEIERIYQIRDTIIKHPENAYSLNELKQTAGMNKTKLEAGFKQLFGTTVFGLIQEQRMQMALSLLQKNYSVKEVAAKTGYKNSSNFTQAFTRYFGYPPSRAARE; encoded by the coding sequence ATGGAAAATGGACAGACAACTACTTTTGTCATGCATTACGGCGACCTTAATTTGGAAATTTTTCCGGCCGGAAGCCCCACCGCTGTTCCGGTCGATTCTCGTATCATTGAAGACCAAAAAAGCGAATACATGGTCCTCGCTATGGATGAATACGGCGCACTCCATTTTCGGGTAACCGAACTGGCAAACTGCAGCATTTGGCATACCCGTTTCTATATTGAAAAAAGAATAAAGCTAAGGGTCACAGCTGACAAGCTTTGTACTTTCTTATGGGTCGCATGGAAGAACACCCTTCGCTATTCCATTAATAAAGCACCCGAGCAGCAGATCATCGGTGATTATTACAATCTCTGCCACCTCCCAAACATAGAATGGGAAATTAACTTCCGGAAACCTGGCGAACACGAAACCTTTAATGTATTATTTACCAACCCTGAGATGGATGAATGGAAAAACATGTATAATTCAACCGCTTTAACTGTATTCCTGGATAACATACAAAAGGGCAAACTGACTTTCTTAAATCCTTTTCATCGTCGCCTGACAACCGAGATGAGGCATATCGTTTCGGATCTTATCAGGGGCCCGGTTACACCTGTGAACAGACGTGATTATTACGAAAACAAGGTCACAGATCTGATTTTTCAGGTACTCCGGGATATGATCAAAAGCGAAACAGCACCAGACAAGTTTTCAGGCTCCAACACATTGCTCAACCCGTTGGAAATAGAACGAATTTACCAAATAAGAGATACCATCATTAAGCACCCCGAAAATGCCTACAGCCTGAATGAACTCAAGCAAACGGCGGGCATGAATAAAACCAAGCTCGAAGCGGGTTTCAAACAACTCTTCGGCACAACCGTTTTCGGCCTTATCCAGGAACAGCGGATGCAAATGGCCCTCAGTCTGCTGCAGAAGAACTATTCCGTGAAAGAAGTGGCAGCAAAGACCGGATACAAAAACTCATCAAATTTCACACAAGCCTTTACCAGGTATTTCGGGTATCCGCCCAGCCGCGCCGCGCGGGAATGA